In Planctomycetota bacterium, one genomic interval encodes:
- a CDS encoding transaldolase family protein gives MPNALQSLVDTGTRMWLDSVDPQEVIDNKALGITGATSNPAIIQGLIQTGRFDDDMQAFLDAGHDDEAIAWAMTDKLVGDAQEHFKDVWQSTAGNDGWVSFELDPLLEDPDNTMSVAEKARHYVDLGKRWAEGHPNRMIKVPATPGGLAALEDLAAAGLTLNVTLIFTQRQYEAARDAVWKGRQRFGQLDKFKSVYSIFISRVDVYTKEHCPGLSEEAQGLMGIVNAKRIGIENAKFWADKGLPLQQEMIFASTGAKLDWQAEDYYVAAMAGSDIQTNPPETNAAVLEMGKAYSAKSRELPDQAVLDDLDAKVDPQHMEDTLMSEGTAKFAVPHKKLLAAIADKRKALAGA, from the coding sequence ATGCCCAACGCACTTCAATCCCTCGTCGACACCGGCACCCGCATGTGGCTCGACTCCGTCGATCCGCAGGAGGTCATCGACAACAAGGCTTTGGGCATCACCGGCGCCACCTCCAACCCCGCCATCATCCAAGGTCTTATCCAGACCGGCCGCTTCGACGACGACATGCAGGCGTTCCTCGACGCCGGCCACGACGACGAAGCCATCGCGTGGGCCATGACCGACAAACTCGTGGGCGACGCCCAGGAACACTTCAAAGACGTCTGGCAATCCACCGCAGGCAACGACGGCTGGGTCAGCTTCGAACTCGACCCGCTGCTGGAAGACCCCGACAACACGATGTCCGTCGCCGAGAAGGCGCGGCACTACGTTGACCTGGGCAAGCGCTGGGCCGAAGGGCACCCCAACCGCATGATCAAAGTGCCCGCCACGCCCGGCGGCCTCGCCGCACTCGAAGACCTCGCCGCCGCGGGCCTCACGCTCAACGTCACCCTGATCTTCACCCAGCGGCAGTACGAAGCCGCCCGCGACGCCGTGTGGAAGGGCCGCCAACGCTTCGGCCAACTCGACAAGTTCAAGAGCGTTTACTCCATCTTTATCTCGCGTGTCGATGTGTACACGAAGGAGCACTGCCCCGGCCTCTCCGAGGAAGCGCAGGGGTTGATGGGCATTGTGAACGCGAAGCGCATCGGCATCGAGAACGCCAAGTTCTGGGCCGACAAGGGCCTCCCGCTTCAACAGGAAATGATCTTCGCTTCGACCGGCGCGAAGCTCGACTGGCAGGCCGAGGACTATTACGTCGCCGCGATGGCCGGCTCGGACATCCAGACGAATCCGCCCGAGACCAACGCCGCCGTGCTGGAGATGGGCAAGGCGTATTCCGCCAAATCCCGCGAGTTGCCCGACCAGGCTGTCCTCGACGACCTGGACGCCAAGGTCGATCCACAACACATGGAAGACACGCTGATGTCCGAGGGCACGGCTAAATTCGCCGTCCCGCATAAGAAACTGCTCGCCGCGATCGCCGACAAACGAAAAGCCCTCGCCGGCGCTTAA
- a CDS encoding PQQ-binding-like beta-propeller repeat protein has protein sequence MSALAAVSLGLVLTTTPGCAAGERSGDVRVSPNLVATGGPFDPIALRDLGLTVRWIYDLELASSEGITDLEILDDLVVVVEGPDNFVTAIDVDSGQFAWKRLIGLDLETLYRPMRAGDDSLNGDRIFINSSSRFFTLDPGTGRLVGVQSLEAPVTAGGELIGDFAIFGAAKGLAFAHDIDAGYAKWRYRMTGRLVAPPVRAAENTVFLGDEAGTYVLINVGSGDPAFRNDVFGPIVASAAVHRGDLLVPSVDRSLYALDRNTGNQSWVYRADSPLREAPLSVGRDVYLPTSGGGLIALDSRGNVRWETTLQATPILANHRGLVALGRDTLLLVDPDNGDALQAVRAPGVAAATAAPDGSIILRTTDGRLVRLDPTG, from the coding sequence ATGTCGGCCTTAGCCGCGGTGTCCCTGGGCCTCGTGCTGACCACGACCCCCGGCTGTGCCGCTGGTGAACGTAGCGGAGACGTCCGGGTCTCCCCCAACCTCGTCGCGACCGGCGGCCCGTTCGACCCTATCGCCCTCCGCGATTTAGGGCTGACCGTCCGCTGGATTTACGACCTCGAGTTGGCCAGTTCCGAAGGCATCACCGATCTCGAAATCCTCGATGACCTCGTCGTCGTTGTCGAAGGGCCCGACAACTTCGTCACCGCCATCGACGTGGACTCCGGCCAGTTTGCCTGGAAACGCCTCATCGGCCTCGACCTCGAGACGCTCTATCGGCCGATGCGCGCCGGCGACGACTCACTTAACGGCGACCGCATCTTCATCAACTCCTCATCCCGCTTCTTCACGCTCGACCCCGGGACCGGCCGGCTCGTAGGCGTGCAGAGCCTCGAAGCCCCCGTCACCGCCGGCGGTGAGCTCATCGGCGACTTCGCCATCTTTGGTGCCGCCAAGGGCCTCGCTTTCGCGCACGACATCGACGCCGGCTACGCCAAGTGGCGTTACCGCATGACCGGTCGCCTGGTTGCCCCGCCCGTCCGCGCCGCCGAGAACACGGTCTTCCTCGGGGACGAAGCCGGCACCTACGTACTCATCAATGTCGGTAGCGGCGATCCCGCGTTCCGCAACGACGTGTTCGGCCCGATCGTCGCTTCCGCCGCCGTGCACCGTGGCGATTTGCTCGTCCCCTCGGTCGACCGCTCGCTCTACGCCCTCGACCGCAACACCGGCAACCAATCCTGGGTCTACCGTGCCGACTCGCCCCTCCGCGAAGCCCCCCTGTCCGTCGGCCGCGACGTGTACCTGCCTACCTCCGGCGGCGGCCTGATCGCCTTAGATTCCCGTGGCAACGTCCGCTGGGAAACCACCCTCCAAGCCACCCCCATCCTTGCCAACCACCGCGGCCTCGTCGCGCTGGGCCGTGACACGCTCCTGTTGGTCGATCCAGACAACGGCGACGCCCTCCAGGCCGTCCGCGCCCCGGGCGTCGCCGCCGCCACCGCCGCACCCGACGGCTCGATCATCCTCCGCACCACGGACGGACGGCTCGTCCGGCTCGACCCGACCGGATAA